From the Cryptomeria japonica chromosome 2, Sugi_1.0, whole genome shotgun sequence genome, one window contains:
- the LOC131859625 gene encoding patatin-like protein 2, which produces MSNQELLPIDVSGDVGARILSVDGGGVRGLIPVQLLKFLEKQLQKLDGEDARLADYFNIMAVTSTGGLITTMLATIDPNDHKHNRPFSTQKIEDFYLKNASLIFPQPSKWNIFHGIFGPKYNGKHLVDILEQEKFHERRLCDTATNLVIPTFDIKTQFPTIFASHEAKVDPLKNPHLMDVCLSTTAAPTYFPSHQFTTNSSDGKTQVFNLVDGGVAANNPTLIAMNLVTRAVHQDTRIVDKKEHLDHFIVLSLGTGLEEGIEWDAKKAATWGSLKWITHDGRTPLIESIMNASSDMVNIHTALMLHHVKENYLRIQVFFIVSNNVP; this is translated from the exons ATGTCGAATCAGGAGCTTCTTCCAATCGATGTCTCGGGGGACGTGGGTGCTAGAATCCTGAGTGTCGATGGAGGAGGAGTACGGGGTCTTATTCCTGTGCAATTGCTCAAATTCTTAGAGAAGCAGTTGCAG AAATTGGATGGGGAAGATGCCAGACTAGCAGATTATTTCAATATAATGGCAGTTACCAGCACTGGAGGTCTCATCACCACAATGTTAGCCACTATAGACCCGAATGACCACAAACACAATCGTCCTTTTAGTACCCAGAAAATTGAAGATTTCTACTTGAAGAATGCGAGTTTGATATTTCCTCAACCAAG CAAATGGAATATTTTTCACGGCATTTTTGGTCCCAAATACAATGGCAAACATCTGGTCGATATCTTAGAACAAGAGAAATTTCACGAAAGACGGCTGTGTGATACGGCTACTAACCTGGTGATACCCACCTTCGATATCAAGACGCAGTTTCCTACAATTTTCGCCAGTCATGag GCGAAAGTAGATCCGCTGAAGAATCCACATCTAATGGACGTATGCCTCTCCACAACTGCAGCTCCTACCTATTTTCCATCTCACCAGTTTACAACAAATTCCAGTGACGGAAAGACCCAAGTTTTTAACTTAGTAGATGGAGGAGTAGCGGCTAATAATCCT accttgatagcaatgaacttaGTCACTCGAGCAGTTCATCAGGATACAAGAATAGTCGACAAAAAG GAGCACCTTGACCACTTTATTGTACTTTCTCTTGGAACGGGATTAGAAGAGGGTATTGAATGGGACGCAAAAAAGGCTGCCACATGGGGAAGCTTGAAGTGGATTACTCACGATGGAAGAACGCCTCTCATAGAATCTATCATGAATGCAAGTTCAGACATGGTCAACATTCATACAGCTTTGATGCTCCATCATGTCAAAGAAAACTATCTTAGAATCCAGGTCTTTTTCATAGTTTCCAATAATGTTCCTTGA
- the LOC131873716 gene encoding patatin-like protein 3 → MDLSTDENLRNLVKKGQELLDKPVRSLNLETGRPETVKNDCTNRMALTKMAERLSKEKKLRDKRSASSALSMNGHSVGINI, encoded by the exons ATGGACCTCAGTACGGACGAGAACCTGAGGAATCTTGTGAAGAAAGGCCAGGAACTATTGGATAAGCCTGTTAGAAGTTTAAATTTGGAGACTGGGCGTCCTGAGACAGTGAAGAACGACTGCACAAACAGGATGGCATTGACTAA AATGGCTGAACGACTCTCCAAGGAGAAGAAGTTGAGGGATAAACGGAGCGCATCTTCTGCACTTTCTATGAATGGCCATAGTGTTGGAATAAACATCTGa